In Pecten maximus chromosome 10, xPecMax1.1, whole genome shotgun sequence, one genomic interval encodes:
- the LOC117335616 gene encoding serine/threonine-protein kinase PLK1-like isoform X1 — protein MTSAAKLRRDEIRKDNIPEIILDPTSGKRYLKGRFLGKGGFAKCFELTDVETKEIFAGKIVSKTLLVKQHQKDKMTQEISIHRSINYKYIVKFHSFFEDSDNVYILLELCRRRSLMELHKRRKAITEPETRYLVRQVILACQYLHSNKIIHRDLKLGNLFINDDMEMKIGDFGLATRVDYDGERKRTLCGTPNYIAPEVLNKKGHSFEVDVWSLGCIVYTLLVGKPPFETTCLKDTYMRIKKNEYHIPSRVSQPAKNLIIKLLKADPTDRPNMEKMLDDEFFTCGYLPSRLPTSCLTMAPRFDTLAKSESLSRRPLHEINRAGKDPNTRPTTALPEMMKKDEKRPEVSEDDDVGGRNRKGSDQEPTDFYLSDLFAQLGAVVAARPSERALVQEEDALDPACIPIYWVSKWVDYSDKYGLGYQMCDNSVGVLFNDSTRLILLANGENVQYIERDSTEHYHTIKVFPETLNKKVTLLKYFRNYMNEHLLKAGANMTPREGDDMTRLPFLRTWFRTRSAIVLHLSNGTLQINFFQDHTKIILCPLMQAVTYIDEKRDFHIFRLSLIEKYGCSKELASRIRYAKTMVERLMTTKSGSGRVRSAAPPSTTTT, from the exons G GGTGGCTTTGCAAAATGTTTCGAATTAACAGATGTGGAGACCAAAGAAATTTTTGCTGGCAAGATCGTGTCCAAGACACTGCTGGTCAAACAACACCAAAAGGACAAG aTGACCCAGGAGATTAGTATTCACCGCAGTATAAACTATAAATACATAGTCAAGTTCCATTCCTTCTTTGAAGATTCTGACAATGTCTACATTTTACTGGAGCTGTGCAGGAGAAGA tcaCTCATGGAACTTCACAAGAGAAGAAAGGCCATCACAGAGCCAGAGACTCGTTACCTTGTACGACAGGTTATTCTCGCATGTCAGTATCTCCACAGCAATAAAATTATCCACAGGGATCTGAAACTGGGAAACCTATTTATCAATGATGATATGGAAATGAAAATTGGCGACTTTGGACTCGCAACTCGCGTGGATTATGATGGAGAACGGAAAAG aacGTTATGCGGAACACCAAATTATATAGCCCCTGAGGTACTCAACAAAAAAGGACACAGTTTTGAAGTGGATGTTTGGTCACTCGGTTGTATTGT GTATACCCTGCTTGTTGGGAAGCCTCCATTTGAGACGACCTGTCTGAAGGATACCTACATGAGGATTAAAAAGAATGAGTACCACATCCCATCCAGAGTTAGTCAGCCCGCCAAAAACCTCATCATCAAACTACTAAAGGCTGATCCCACAGACAGACCCAACATGGAGAAAATGCTTGATGATGAATTTTTCACTTGTG GTTACCTGCCAAGCCGCTTGCCAACAAGCTGTCTGACGATGGCGCCACGCTTCGACACGCTTGCCAAATCTGAATCCCTGTCCCGACGGCCATTACACGAAATCAACAGAGCAGGTAAAG ATCCCAACACAAGACCAACCACAGCCTTACCTGAAATGATGAAGAAAGATGAAAAACGTCCTGAGGTGTCCGAGGATGATGATGTAGGCGGACGAAACAGGAAAGGAA GTGATCAGGAACCAACAGATTTCTACCTGTCCGACTTGTTTGCCCAGTTGGGAGCTGTAGTGGCCGCTCGGCCCTCAGAGAGAGCCCTCGTACAGGAAG AGGATGCTCTAGACCCTGCGTGTATCCCCATCTACTGGGTTAGTAAGTGGGTTGACTACTCTGACAAGTACGGCCTCGGTTACCAGATGTGTGACAACAGTGTGGGGGTTCTCTTCAACGACTCAACACGGCTCATTCTGCTGGCCAACGGAGA GAACGTACAGTATATCGAGCGTGACAGTACGGAACACTACCACACCATCAAGGTGTTCCCCGAGACACTCAACAAGAAAGTCACACTGCTCAAGTATTTCAGGAACTACATGAACGAACATTTATTAAAG GCTGGTGCCAACATGACGCCACGCGAAGGGGATGACATGACTCGACTACCTTTCCTCAGGACCTGGTTCAGAACACGAAGTGCTATCGTCCTTCACCTCAGCAACGGCACACTACAG ATCAACTTCTTCCAGGACCACACCAAGATAATTCTGTGTCCGTTGATGCAGGCTGTGACATACATCGATGAAAAGAGAGACTTCCATATATTCAGACTATCATTGATAGAGAAATACGGGTGTTCAAAGGAACTAGCAAGTAGAATTCGCTACGCCAAGACCATGGTCGAACGTCTCATGACAACAAAGTCTGGATCAGGACGTGTTCGATCTGCAGCGCCACCATCAACTACAACCACGTAG
- the LOC117335616 gene encoding serine/threonine-protein kinase PLK1-like isoform X2, translating to MTSAAKLRRDEIRKDNIPEIILDPTSGKRYLKGRFLGKGGFAKCFELTDVETKEIFAGKIVSKTLLVKQHQKDKMTQEISIHRSINYKYIVKFHSFFEDSDNVYILLELCRRRSLMELHKRRKAITEPETRYLVRQVILACQYLHSNKIIHRDLKLGNLFINDDMEMKIGDFGLATRVDYDGERKRTLCGTPNYIAPEVLNKKGHSFEVDVWSLGCIVYTLLVGKPPFETTCLKDTYMRIKKNEYHIPSRVSQPAKNLIIKLLKADPTDRPNMEKMLDDEFFTCGYLPSRLPTSCLTMAPRFDTLAKSESLSRRPLHEINRADPNTRPTTALPEMMKKDEKRPEVSEDDDVGGRNRKGSDQEPTDFYLSDLFAQLGAVVAARPSERALVQEEDALDPACIPIYWVSKWVDYSDKYGLGYQMCDNSVGVLFNDSTRLILLANGENVQYIERDSTEHYHTIKVFPETLNKKVTLLKYFRNYMNEHLLKAGANMTPREGDDMTRLPFLRTWFRTRSAIVLHLSNGTLQINFFQDHTKIILCPLMQAVTYIDEKRDFHIFRLSLIEKYGCSKELASRIRYAKTMVERLMTTKSGSGRVRSAAPPSTTTT from the exons G GGTGGCTTTGCAAAATGTTTCGAATTAACAGATGTGGAGACCAAAGAAATTTTTGCTGGCAAGATCGTGTCCAAGACACTGCTGGTCAAACAACACCAAAAGGACAAG aTGACCCAGGAGATTAGTATTCACCGCAGTATAAACTATAAATACATAGTCAAGTTCCATTCCTTCTTTGAAGATTCTGACAATGTCTACATTTTACTGGAGCTGTGCAGGAGAAGA tcaCTCATGGAACTTCACAAGAGAAGAAAGGCCATCACAGAGCCAGAGACTCGTTACCTTGTACGACAGGTTATTCTCGCATGTCAGTATCTCCACAGCAATAAAATTATCCACAGGGATCTGAAACTGGGAAACCTATTTATCAATGATGATATGGAAATGAAAATTGGCGACTTTGGACTCGCAACTCGCGTGGATTATGATGGAGAACGGAAAAG aacGTTATGCGGAACACCAAATTATATAGCCCCTGAGGTACTCAACAAAAAAGGACACAGTTTTGAAGTGGATGTTTGGTCACTCGGTTGTATTGT GTATACCCTGCTTGTTGGGAAGCCTCCATTTGAGACGACCTGTCTGAAGGATACCTACATGAGGATTAAAAAGAATGAGTACCACATCCCATCCAGAGTTAGTCAGCCCGCCAAAAACCTCATCATCAAACTACTAAAGGCTGATCCCACAGACAGACCCAACATGGAGAAAATGCTTGATGATGAATTTTTCACTTGTG GTTACCTGCCAAGCCGCTTGCCAACAAGCTGTCTGACGATGGCGCCACGCTTCGACACGCTTGCCAAATCTGAATCCCTGTCCCGACGGCCATTACACGAAATCAACAGAGCAG ATCCCAACACAAGACCAACCACAGCCTTACCTGAAATGATGAAGAAAGATGAAAAACGTCCTGAGGTGTCCGAGGATGATGATGTAGGCGGACGAAACAGGAAAGGAA GTGATCAGGAACCAACAGATTTCTACCTGTCCGACTTGTTTGCCCAGTTGGGAGCTGTAGTGGCCGCTCGGCCCTCAGAGAGAGCCCTCGTACAGGAAG AGGATGCTCTAGACCCTGCGTGTATCCCCATCTACTGGGTTAGTAAGTGGGTTGACTACTCTGACAAGTACGGCCTCGGTTACCAGATGTGTGACAACAGTGTGGGGGTTCTCTTCAACGACTCAACACGGCTCATTCTGCTGGCCAACGGAGA GAACGTACAGTATATCGAGCGTGACAGTACGGAACACTACCACACCATCAAGGTGTTCCCCGAGACACTCAACAAGAAAGTCACACTGCTCAAGTATTTCAGGAACTACATGAACGAACATTTATTAAAG GCTGGTGCCAACATGACGCCACGCGAAGGGGATGACATGACTCGACTACCTTTCCTCAGGACCTGGTTCAGAACACGAAGTGCTATCGTCCTTCACCTCAGCAACGGCACACTACAG ATCAACTTCTTCCAGGACCACACCAAGATAATTCTGTGTCCGTTGATGCAGGCTGTGACATACATCGATGAAAAGAGAGACTTCCATATATTCAGACTATCATTGATAGAGAAATACGGGTGTTCAAAGGAACTAGCAAGTAGAATTCGCTACGCCAAGACCATGGTCGAACGTCTCATGACAACAAAGTCTGGATCAGGACGTGTTCGATCTGCAGCGCCACCATCAACTACAACCACGTAG
- the LOC117335618 gene encoding GPI mannosyltransferase 2-like — MADEESKLWRFAVQSRLVLFFMQFIFNSCVPDHQPDVFNPPITDKDSWNMADSTVNLVLGGFIRWDGIYFLHISEHGYTYENCLAFFPLYPMLVRLLGNSVLLPLQVLMTYRSVLVISAFVINQILFIKTAMILYKFGRNILNSDLLAYKAALLFCINPASIFMSAPYSEILFSYLIFSGMDMFERNFKVSASVLFGLSALARSNGLLYFGLIIHKKCKDTVRLLKVLYPMTRTDVRSIPTALWTVIWIILIPLLIYTVLCISPFFGYQYLAYQWFCKDTTSNMHKLIFDYGISQGYRITAYNSTVWCRDSVPLIYSYIQKNHWNVGFMNYYQFKQIPNFLLATPVTLLCISVISCYLRLNWKTVCTLDLMDDYEELKKTDKAIQSERDFRNRKLLPYIVHLFFLTIFGWLFAHIQILTRMLFSSSPVLYWYAARIITKETTDSSKPNFNKWDVLRNSRREGIQVLDDSQRNVLIDQILSCGQSYKSKLVFVYFLGYFVVGTFLFSNFLPWT, encoded by the exons ATGGCGGACGAAGAGTCGAAACTTTGGCGGTTTGCAGTACAGTCACGTCTTGTTCTGTTTTTCATGCAA TTCATTTTCAATAGCTGTGTTCCAGACCACCAGCCTGATGTCTTCAATCCACCCATCACAGACAAAGATTCCTGGAATATGGCAGACAGCACTGTTAACTTAGTTCTTGGGGGATTTATCCGTTGGGACGGCATCTATTTCTTACACATATCAGAACATGGCTACACATATGAGAACTGCTTGGCGTTCTTTCCCCTGTACCCAATGCTTGTCAGGTTGTTGGGCAATAGTGTACTGTTACCTCTTCAAGTTTTGATGACGTACAGATCGGTGTTGGTGATATCTGCATTTGTTATAAATCAGATCTTATTTATAAAAACAGCTATGATTCTGTATAAATTTGGACGAAATATTTTAAACAGTGACTTGCTAGCATATAAGGCTGCATTGTTGTTCTGCATAAATCCTGCAAGTATCTTCATGTCTGCACCTTATTCAGAAATTCTTTtttcatatcttatattttctgGCATGGACATGTTTGAAAGAAATTTTAAAGTTTCTGCTTCAGTTTTATTTGGACTGAGCGCACTAGCACGTTCAAATGGCCTTCTATATTTTGGGCTTATTATACATAAAAAGTGTAAAGATACTGTCCGACTGCTGAAAGTTCTTTACCCAATGACAAGGACAGATGTCCGGTCAATACCCACGGCATTGTGGACGGTCATTTGGATCATATTGATACCACTTTTAATCTACACAGTGCTTTGCATATCGCCATTCTTTGGATACCAGTACCTAGCATATCAATGGTTTTGTAAAGATACGACTTCAAACATGcataaattaatatttgattATGGAATAAGTCAGGGATATCGTATAACAGCTTATAATTCTACAGTTTGGTGCCGTGACAGTGTTCCACTTATCTATTCATACATTCAGAAAAACCACTGGAATGTTGGCTTCATGAACTATTACCAGTTTAAACAGATTCCTAATTTTCTACTGGCTACACCAGTTACATTGCtgtgtatttctgtaataaGCTGCTACCTTCGCTTGAATTGGAAGACTGTGTGTACACTTGATCTTATGGACGATTATGAAGAATTGAAAAAGACAGACAAAGCCATACAAAGCGAGAGAGATTTCAGAAACAGGAAATTGTTACCATATATTGTACACCTTTTCTTCCTGACGATATTTGGATGGCTATTTGCTCACATACAG ATTCTAACTAGAATGCTGTTTTCCTCGTCTCCGGTTTTATACTGGTATGCCGCCCGGATCATCACCAAGGAAACAACAGACAGCTCAAAGCCAAACTTCAATAAATGGGACGTACTCAGAAACTCTCGGCGGGAAGGCATCCAAGTCTTAGATGATTCACAGAGGAATGTGCTTATAGATCAAATTTTAAGCTGTGGACAAAGTTATAAATCCAAGCTAGTTTTTGTCTACTTCCTGGGCTATTTTGTTGTAGGAACTTTTCTCTTTAGTAATTTTCTACCATGGACTTGA
- the LOC117335619 gene encoding LOW QUALITY PROTEIN: transcriptional adapter 3-B-like (The sequence of the model RefSeq protein was modified relative to this genomic sequence to represent the inferred CDS: deleted 1 base in 1 codon) — MKGKGKGIIDKDCPLQFPDLQPVDHATECPKYTAVLTRSEDEGIGLEELEVIQSDLETLLASAGLRLKQLEHEKQILVNWQDKKDRKGLPPGKVQPETPTSGKRGKVVEEKPNKKFKSSTEPSGKGAVHQTPTGPGRPKSKINQTKGEFDTAADSPIDLPKLPKNDAVNRFWVSVEPYCSDISGEDIKVLEDLLISHEDDADYFKVPALGKHFSDRWAEEDLLEEQRDGAKINDRRRGTNNNHSGCPDVTTLLKKAEQSNVDESPFGPLTQRLVSALIEENIMTPMDDAMAELGGESADEAPAISPRALAKQLNIGNPIHLEKRIKRELEEQGILDMEDKVEDNPDDEILTELRQKQQELKAISQHNIVVTKNILERAKEEMKKQEIRKKLGAADAEVLDAYRKIQAARQKKKTPTKKEKDAAWKALKERDALVKVLASKNK; from the exons ATGAAAGGGAAAGGCAAGGGCATCATAGACAAGGATTGCCCTCTACAGTTCCCTGACCTACAGCCAGTAGATCATGCTACAGAATGTCCCAAGTACACCGCTG TTCTGACACGGTCTGAAGATGAAGGGATCGGTCTCGAGGAGCTGGAGGTCATACAGAGTGACCTTGAGACACTGCTGGCGTCCGCAGGACTGAGACTAAAACAACTGGAACACGAAAAACAGATCCTGGTAAACTGGCAAGATAAAAAGGACAGAAAAGGGCTCCCTCCAGGGAAGGTG CAACCAGAGACACCTACTTCAGGGAAAAGAGGAAAAGTTGTTGAGGAAAAGCCAAACAAGAAATTCAAGAGCTCTACAGAGCCCTCAGGGAAGGGGGCTGTTCACCAGACTCCCACAGGGCCAGGGAGACCTAAGTCTAAAATCAACCAG ACAAAAGGGGAGTTTGACACTGCTGCGGATTCT CCTATCGATTTGCCAAAGTTACCCAAGAATGATGCCGTGAACCGTTTCTGGGTGTCTGTCGAGCCTTACTGCTCTGACATCAGCGGAGAGGACATCAAGGTCTTGGAGGATCTTCTCATCAGTCACGAAGATGATGCCGACTATTTTAAGGTGCCAGCTCTCGGAAAACACTTCTCTGACCGTTGGGCTGAAGAAGATCTCTTAGAGGAACAGAGAGATG GGGCCAAGATAAATGACCGACGCCGTGGTACGAACAACAACCACAGTGGTTGTCCGGATGTTACAACATTACTGAAGAAAGCGGAGCAGAGTAATGTGGACGAGTCGCCATTCGGACCCCTCACCCAGCGGCTGGTGTCTGCCCTCATTGAGGAAAACATCATGACACCTATGGATGATGCTATGGCAGAACtagggggag AATCTGCCGACGAAGCTCCCGCAATATCTCCCAGAGCTTTAGCCAAGCAGTTAAACATCGGTAACCCTATACACCTGGAGAAACGCATCAAACGGGAACTGGAGGAACAAG GGATATTGGACATGGAGGATAAAGTTGAAGACAACCCTGACGATGAGATTCTAACAGAGCTTCGTCAAAAACAGCAGGAACTTAAGGCTATCAGTCAACATAACATTGTGGTGACGAAAAACATACTGGAACGGGCCAAGGAGGAAATGAAGAAACAGGAAATCAGGAAGAAGCTGGGCGCAGCTGATGCTGAG GTACTAGATGCATACAGGAAAATTCAGGCCGCACGCCAGAAGAAGAAAACGCCGACAAAGAAGGAAAAGGACGCTGCATGGAAAGCTCTTAAAGAAAGAGACGCTTTAGTGAAAGTTTTAGCTTCGAAAAACAAGTGA